In one window of Methanoculleus thermophilus DNA:
- a CDS encoding nucleotide sugar dehydrogenase codes for MTENLAALIDRRGPIRTVGVIGMGYVGIPAAALFADVPHFKHVYGFQRDSPTSGYKIAMLNRGESPLKGEEPGLPELLKKIVSAGKFTCTADFSKIAECDAVTLAIQTPFKDKKDLLPDFTPLVEGLRNVGRHLTPGMLVVLESTITPGTTTGMAREILEEESGLVAGRDFALAHAPERVMVGRLLRNIREHDRVVGGIDEVSTRRAVELYSPVLTTGRVIPMTATAAEVTKTAENTFRDLQIAAANQLALYCEAMGVNVYDVRAGIASLKGEGITRAILWPGAGVGGHCLTKDTYHLERGVQVIGGELDYPPGRESLYTLARGINDFMPKHMLRLTESALVQVGKSLSGSKIALLGWAFINDSDDARNTPAEPFRDAALAAGAEVSVHDPWVDPATSPDAPPGLSRDLEGVLSGADAVVIFTGHKEYRGLSPARVKELSRCAHPAIVDGRNLVDPDAWIEAGFAYRGIGRGDKNGHDLKPTPPMTS; via the coding sequence ATGACCGAGAACCTTGCAGCACTCATCGATAGACGCGGCCCGATCCGGACGGTCGGGGTCATCGGGATGGGCTACGTCGGCATCCCGGCGGCCGCGCTCTTTGCGGACGTGCCGCACTTTAAGCATGTCTACGGCTTCCAGCGGGACTCGCCCACATCGGGATACAAGATCGCAATGCTCAACCGCGGGGAGTCGCCGCTCAAGGGCGAGGAGCCGGGGCTTCCCGAGTTACTGAAAAAGATCGTGAGCGCCGGGAAGTTTACATGTACTGCGGATTTTTCAAAGATCGCAGAGTGCGACGCGGTGACTCTTGCGATCCAGACGCCGTTTAAGGACAAAAAAGACCTCCTCCCGGACTTTACGCCGCTCGTGGAGGGCCTCCGGAACGTCGGGCGGCACCTGACACCCGGGATGCTCGTGGTGCTCGAGTCGACGATCACCCCGGGGACGACGACCGGGATGGCCCGCGAGATCCTCGAGGAGGAGTCCGGGCTTGTTGCCGGGAGGGACTTCGCTCTTGCGCACGCCCCCGAGCGGGTGATGGTCGGGCGGCTGCTTCGAAATATCCGGGAGCACGACCGGGTCGTCGGCGGGATCGACGAGGTCTCAACGAGACGTGCGGTGGAACTCTACTCGCCGGTGCTCACGACCGGGCGCGTGATCCCGATGACCGCAACCGCGGCCGAGGTGACAAAGACCGCCGAGAACACCTTCCGCGATCTGCAGATCGCGGCCGCGAACCAGCTCGCCCTCTACTGCGAGGCGATGGGGGTCAACGTCTACGACGTCCGGGCAGGTATTGCGTCGCTCAAGGGCGAGGGAATCACCCGGGCGATCCTCTGGCCGGGCGCCGGGGTCGGCGGCCACTGCCTGACCAAGGACACCTACCACCTGGAGCGCGGGGTGCAGGTTATCGGCGGGGAACTGGACTATCCTCCCGGCCGGGAGTCGCTCTACACCCTGGCCCGCGGCATCAACGACTTCATGCCAAAGCACATGCTGCGCCTGACCGAGTCGGCGCTCGTGCAGGTCGGGAAGAGTCTCTCGGGCTCAAAGATCGCGTTGCTTGGCTGGGCGTTCATCAACGACTCCGACGACGCGCGAAACACGCCGGCAGAGCCGTTCCGCGACGCGGCGCTCGCCGCCGGGGCGGAGGTTTCCGTCCACGACCCCTGGGTGGACCCGGCGACATCGCCGGACGCGCCGCCGGGGCTCTCGCGGGACTTAGAAGGAGTTCTTTCCGGCGCGGACGCGGTGGTGATCTTTACCGGGCACAAGGAGTACCGCGGGCTTTCCCCCGCACGGGTGAAGGAGCTCTCGCGGTGTGCACACCCGGCAATCGTGGACGGGCGCAACCTCGTGGACCCGGATGCGTGGATCGAGGCGGGTTTTGCGTACCGGGGGATTGGGAGAGGGGATAAGAATGGACACGATCTTAAACCGACGCCTCCAATGACATCTTAA
- the wecB gene encoding non-hydrolyzing UDP-N-acetylglucosamine 2-epimerase: MKVLSVVGARPQFIKCAPVSREIRKRHEEVLVHTGQHYDYLLSEVFFKDLGIPEPDYHLEIGSGSHGVQTGRMLAAIEEVIAKEEPGIVLVYGDTNSTLAGALAAAKMHVPVAHVEAGLRSFDRRMPEEVNRVLTDHVSDLLFCPTATAVQNLAAEGITRGVRLTGDVMVDALEENLALAKERSSWNLPRGGYYLATVHRAGNTDDPAALRAIMSAFSRLDGPVIFPVHPRTRKKLAEYGIVPAENVQVIEPLPYFDMLAALAGARAVLTDSGGVQKEAYILKVPCVTLRENTEWVETLEDSWNVLVGTDADRIVAAAARGCGGRHAARFGDGRAAERIATIISEYESENQ, encoded by the coding sequence ATGAAGGTCCTCTCAGTTGTCGGGGCCCGGCCCCAGTTCATCAAGTGCGCCCCGGTCTCGCGGGAGATCCGGAAAAGACACGAGGAAGTCCTGGTTCACACCGGGCAGCACTACGACTACCTCCTCTCTGAGGTCTTCTTTAAGGATCTCGGGATCCCGGAGCCCGACTACCACCTCGAGATCGGGTCGGGGAGCCACGGGGTCCAGACCGGCCGGATGCTTGCTGCGATCGAGGAGGTGATCGCAAAAGAGGAGCCGGGGATCGTTCTCGTCTACGGGGACACAAACTCCACCCTGGCCGGGGCTCTCGCGGCGGCAAAGATGCACGTACCGGTGGCGCACGTCGAGGCGGGGCTTAGGAGTTTCGACCGCCGGATGCCTGAAGAGGTGAACCGGGTGCTCACTGATCACGTATCGGACCTCCTCTTCTGCCCGACGGCGACGGCTGTGCAGAACCTCGCGGCCGAGGGGATCACGAGGGGCGTCCGCCTCACCGGGGACGTGATGGTCGATGCCCTCGAGGAGAACCTCGCTCTTGCAAAAGAGCGCTCGAGCTGGAACCTCCCCCGGGGCGGGTACTATCTCGCCACGGTCCATCGTGCGGGGAATACCGACGATCCTGCGGCACTTCGGGCGATCATGAGCGCGTTTTCGCGCCTGGACGGACCGGTGATCTTTCCGGTCCATCCCCGGACGAGAAAGAAACTTGCCGAGTACGGGATTGTGCCTGCAGAGAATGTCCAGGTGATCGAGCCGCTCCCCTACTTTGACATGCTTGCCGCCCTCGCCGGCGCCCGGGCGGTTCTGACCGACTCCGGCGGCGTCCAGAAGGAGGCCTACATCCTCAAAGTGCCGTGCGTGACCCTGCGGGAGAACACCGAGTGGGTCGAGACCCTGGAGGACAGCTGGAACGTCCTCGTCGGCACGGATGCAGATCGAATCGTTGCCGCGGCCGCGAGGGGCTGCGGCGGCCGCCATGCGGCCCGGTTCGGCGACGGGCGCGCTGCGGAGCGGATTGCCACGATCATCAGTGAATATGAATCTGAAAACCAATAG
- a CDS encoding Gfo/Idh/MocA family protein encodes MDAGVIGTGMMGRNHVRVYTELKEVGTTYVYDLNTKAAEEVAAATGAEVCRSMEEFLEKVECASVVVPTPYHFKIAKEVVAAGVHTLIEKPLCLTAAECEELIGLIPEDLTVGVGHIERFNPVVTEIARIVKEPLYVSFHRHNPASARVTGSSVVEDLMIHDIDVAFNVLFPGQECTIRASGTGDVAAALATFGQTPVYLSTSRKASKKIRSIYIEEEERTIEGDFMTQEVYVYWKPGAYRQENGLYRQENIIEKLLVNKVEPLKIELATFVRAARDGKPFPVTPEEGYSNVRACEEICKRLAA; translated from the coding sequence ATGGATGCAGGCGTCATCGGCACCGGGATGATGGGCAGGAACCACGTCCGGGTCTACACCGAGCTCAAGGAGGTCGGGACGACCTACGTCTACGATCTAAATACCAAAGCCGCCGAGGAGGTCGCCGCGGCCACCGGGGCGGAGGTCTGCCGCTCGATGGAGGAGTTCCTCGAAAAAGTGGAGTGCGCCTCGGTCGTGGTCCCGACCCCATATCACTTCAAGATAGCAAAAGAGGTCGTCGCCGCCGGGGTGCATACCCTGATCGAGAAGCCGCTCTGCCTCACCGCCGCCGAGTGCGAGGAGTTGATCGGGCTCATCCCGGAGGATCTCACGGTCGGCGTCGGGCACATCGAGCGGTTCAACCCGGTCGTGACGGAGATTGCACGGATCGTGAAGGAACCGCTCTACGTCTCTTTCCACCGGCACAACCCGGCATCGGCACGGGTGACCGGGTCCTCGGTCGTCGAGGACCTCATGATCCACGACATCGACGTCGCGTTCAACGTCCTCTTCCCGGGGCAGGAGTGCACGATCCGTGCGAGCGGGACCGGCGATGTCGCTGCGGCGCTCGCGACCTTCGGGCAGACTCCGGTCTACCTCTCGACCTCCCGCAAGGCCTCCAAGAAGATCCGTTCGATCTACATCGAGGAGGAGGAGCGGACGATCGAGGGCGACTTCATGACCCAGGAGGTCTACGTCTACTGGAAACCCGGGGCTTACAGGCAGGAGAACGGGCTCTACCGCCAGGAGAACATCATCGAGAAACTCCTGGTGAACAAGGTCGAGCCCTTGAAGATTGAGTTAGCGACATTCGTCCGGGCCGCCCGTGATGGAAAGCCCTTCCCGGTGACGCCGGAGGAGGGCTACTCGAACGTCCGGGCCTGCGAGGAGATCTGCAAGAGGCTCGCGGCATGA
- a CDS encoding DegT/DnrJ/EryC1/StrS family aminotransferase produces MHIPIAQPSLGNEESAAVLAVLASGTIAQGPVTAAFEEEFAAYCGVPHAVAVNNGTAALHAALLAAGVGPGDEVIVPAFTFFATASSVSMCGARPIFADVDPVTATIDPADVLEKVGPKTKAIIGVHLYGQPCDAGAIREICIDKGLVFIEDAAQAHGAEYRGRRTGALGDLACFSFYATKNMATGEGGMVTTTSDEYDERLRRIINHGQSEKYLHTELGYNYRMTDIAAAIGRVQLAKLDGFNRRRQENAAYYNSHITAPGLVHPSVASGRTHVWHQYSLRLTGDFPLSRDEFMAYLREHGIGCAVHYPIALSRQPFYAGAATCPIAESLAASVVSIPVHPGVTEEGRAYVADTINGVI; encoded by the coding sequence ATGCACATCCCCATCGCCCAGCCATCGCTTGGAAACGAAGAAAGTGCCGCGGTTCTCGCCGTCCTCGCCTCCGGCACGATCGCACAGGGTCCGGTCACTGCCGCCTTCGAAGAGGAGTTTGCTGCCTACTGCGGCGTCCCCCACGCCGTTGCCGTCAACAACGGGACCGCCGCCCTCCACGCGGCGCTCCTCGCCGCCGGGGTCGGGCCGGGGGACGAGGTGATCGTCCCGGCGTTTACGTTCTTCGCGACCGCCTCCTCGGTCTCGATGTGCGGCGCCCGGCCCATCTTTGCCGACGTCGATCCGGTGACCGCCACGATCGACCCGGCCGATGTCCTCGAAAAAGTCGGCCCAAAGACCAAGGCCATCATCGGCGTCCACCTCTACGGCCAGCCCTGCGACGCCGGGGCAATCCGCGAGATCTGCATCGATAAGGGGCTCGTCTTCATCGAGGACGCCGCCCAGGCCCACGGGGCGGAGTACCGTGGGAGACGGACGGGGGCGCTCGGCGACCTCGCCTGCTTCTCCTTCTACGCGACAAAGAACATGGCGACAGGGGAAGGGGGGATGGTGACGACGACTTCGGACGAGTACGATGAGCGTCTCCGCCGGATCATCAACCACGGCCAGAGCGAGAAGTACCTCCATACCGAACTCGGCTACAACTACCGCATGACCGATATCGCCGCGGCGATCGGCCGGGTGCAGCTAGCAAAACTCGACGGCTTCAACCGCAGGCGGCAGGAGAACGCTGCGTATTACAACAGCCACATCACAGCCCCGGGACTCGTGCACCCATCCGTCGCGTCCGGACGGACCCACGTCTGGCACCAGTATTCCCTCCGGCTCACCGGAGACTTCCCGCTCTCCCGGGACGAGTTCATGGCGTACCTCCGCGAGCACGGGATCGGCTGCGCTGTCCATTATCCGATCGCCCTCTCCCGGCAGCCCTTCTACGCCGGGGCCGCGACCTGCCCGATCGCGGAGTCGCTCGCGGCCTCGGTCGTCTCGATCCCGGTACATCCGGGGGTCACGGAGGAGGGACGGGCATATGTTGCTGATACGATCAACGGGGTGATCTGA
- a CDS encoding glycosyltransferase family 2 protein → MPAVSVVIPLFNKGPHIGGTLRSVLAQTVEDVEVIVVEGGSTDEGPEVVRGFRDPRIRMIHAGRRGASAARNAGIEAASSDLVAFLDADDEWMPRHLEVILGLRERYPCAGLYATGYTIREGSKTRVASLSPEIPPAPRDGLIRNYFLAAIRGDPPVMTSAVAVPRQVLVELGGFNTAAWYGEDVDLWGRIALRYPVALSRKITAVYHKEALNRACSRREPIEEHVFVATAKRAIEGGEVPPALREDLLEYVASRSIQTAFRNLEAGRPDLARANLKGCRTRRLWKLKYWALLWAYLPPGAYRALEPQGMIEWYNGWRERVRGLDRSATRGREG, encoded by the coding sequence ATGCCCGCGGTCTCCGTCGTCATCCCCCTCTTCAATAAGGGTCCGCACATCGGGGGAACCCTCCGGTCGGTCCTCGCCCAGACCGTCGAGGACGTTGAGGTCATCGTCGTCGAGGGGGGCTCGACCGACGAGGGCCCGGAGGTTGTCCGGGGGTTTCGGGACCCCCGGATACGGATGATCCACGCTGGAAGGCGGGGGGCCTCCGCCGCCCGAAACGCCGGGATCGAGGCCGCGTCATCCGATCTCGTCGCGTTCCTCGACGCCGACGACGAGTGGATGCCCCGGCACCTTGAGGTCATCCTGGGACTCCGGGAGAGGTATCCCTGCGCCGGTCTGTACGCGACGGGCTACACTATCAGGGAGGGATCGAAGACCCGGGTCGCGTCGCTCTCCCCGGAGATCCCGCCGGCGCCCCGGGATGGACTGATCCGGAACTACTTCCTGGCCGCGATCCGGGGGGACCCGCCGGTGATGACATCGGCGGTTGCCGTCCCCCGGCAGGTTCTCGTGGAGTTAGGGGGGTTCAATACCGCCGCGTGGTACGGGGAGGACGTCGATCTCTGGGGCAGGATCGCCCTCCGTTACCCGGTCGCCCTCAGCCGAAAGATCACGGCGGTCTACCACAAGGAGGCTTTAAACCGGGCCTGCAGCAGGAGGGAGCCGATCGAGGAGCATGTCTTTGTGGCCACGGCGAAGAGGGCGATAGAGGGCGGGGAGGTGCCGCCGGCGCTGCGGGAGGACCTGCTTGAGTACGTTGCGTCGCGATCGATCCAGACAGCGTTCCGGAACCTGGAGGCGGGGAGACCCGATCTCGCCCGGGCAAACCTGAAGGGGTGTCGGACGCGCCGGCTCTGGAAGCTGAAGTACTGGGCCCTCCTCTGGGCCTACCTGCCCCCGGGCGCTTATAGGGCGCTTGAGCCCCAGGGGATGATCGAGTGGTATAACGGCTGGCGGGAGAGGGTGCGGGGGCTGGATCGCTCCGCCACCCGGGGGAGGGAGGGGTGA
- a CDS encoding polysaccharide pyruvyl transferase family protein — translation MDDDGRPLFILAGNGPYENRGCEAIVRGTTKILREHFNNPRFVCFSFFPDGELFRRQSLQETDGAITHLHAYRRMTKAEFIKNIWRPSCWGYACDRIFRPDALKYRLYRQMLPYLGDADAVLSVGGDNYSLDYGIPTRYTDLDDVVLRKNKPIIIWGASVGPFSAIPEYERYMSSHLREVTGIFARESMTVEYLNRIGVVENVHPVADPAFLMDPVKPRNDPGIDGEAIGINLSPLMARYTTGGDIEAWAKMAAGIIAEVAERTDLPIYLIPHVTIPIPHTDDHAFMQRVLSLIEDRKKDITLISPIYNAAETKWIIGRMAVFAGARTHATIAALSSGVPTLSFAYSIKARGINRDIFGHESYVHTFEEHDTSAPVEKISALLERREDVEHELQKRLPGIRAAALEAGRLLRHRIGEV, via the coding sequence GTGGATGACGACGGGCGGCCCCTCTTCATCCTGGCCGGGAACGGGCCCTACGAGAACCGGGGGTGCGAGGCGATCGTGCGGGGGACGACGAAGATCCTCCGGGAGCACTTCAACAACCCCCGTTTCGTCTGCTTCAGTTTCTTTCCGGATGGGGAACTCTTCCGCAGGCAGTCGCTCCAGGAGACCGACGGGGCGATCACGCACCTGCACGCCTACCGGCGGATGACGAAGGCGGAGTTTATCAAGAATATCTGGCGGCCCTCCTGCTGGGGCTACGCCTGCGACCGCATCTTTCGCCCCGACGCCCTGAAGTACCGGCTCTACCGGCAGATGCTCCCCTACCTAGGCGATGCAGACGCAGTCCTCTCCGTCGGCGGGGACAACTACTCGCTCGATTACGGGATCCCGACGCGGTATACGGACCTCGACGACGTCGTGCTCCGAAAGAACAAACCGATCATCATCTGGGGTGCCTCGGTCGGCCCGTTCAGTGCGATCCCCGAGTATGAACGCTACATGAGCAGCCATCTTCGAGAAGTCACCGGGATCTTCGCCCGGGAGTCGATGACGGTCGAGTACCTCAACCGGATCGGAGTTGTCGAGAACGTCCATCCAGTCGCAGACCCGGCGTTTCTGATGGACCCCGTAAAACCCCGAAACGACCCCGGGATCGACGGGGAGGCGATCGGGATAAACCTCAGTCCCCTTATGGCAAGGTACACAACAGGCGGAGATATCGAGGCATGGGCGAAGATGGCGGCCGGGATCATCGCCGAGGTGGCGGAGAGGACGGATCTCCCCATCTACCTCATCCCGCACGTCACAATTCCGATTCCCCACACCGACGACCATGCATTCATGCAGCGGGTGCTCTCGCTGATCGAGGATAGGAAGAAGGATATCACCCTGATCTCCCCGATCTACAACGCCGCAGAGACGAAGTGGATCATCGGCAGGATGGCAGTCTTTGCCGGGGCACGGACCCACGCAACGATCGCGGCCCTCTCCTCGGGCGTCCCTACCTTGAGCTTTGCCTACAGCATCAAGGCCCGGGGGATCAACCGGGATATCTTCGGGCATGAGTCGTATGTCCATACGTTCGAGGAGCACGATACGAGCGCCCCGGTAGAGAAGATCTCGGCCCTTCTTGAGAGACGGGAAGATGTGGAGCACGAGCTCCAAAAGAGGCTCCCCGGGATCAGGGCCGCGGCGCTCGAGGCCGGGCGGCTCCTTCGGCACCGGATAGGGGAGGTGTGA
- a CDS encoding Coenzyme F420 hydrogenase/dehydrogenase, beta subunit C-terminal domain produces MGSPVTTGKNLCIGCGLCAALCPERALSMAWNRYGEYSPAEADPCTTGCGLCAKVCPFAGSGENEDTLGERLYGAIPGIRHRPETGYYLASYVGYSEEHRQRSASGGVATWILERLLSEGIVDRVICVAPTGDPERIFAFRIFESPEEVRTGAGSAYYPVELSGVIREVLAVPGRYAVTGLPCFIKAIRLAQQQNKKLRERVAVTLGLVCGQLKSRRFTEYAAALAGVRGEVVGVRYRGKSPDQPASNFYFSFATRDGEEHKIFWREGIGEAWGNRWFTPKACNYCDDVFAECADATCMDAWLPEYVEDSRGTSLVLVRSPLVREALKEGIALAPIPVERLIQSQAGVVAVKREHLAYRLHLNGERAPEKRVVPARPKNPILRQEIAAKDRMQEFSREFEGCWADFRAAMGPDLARLAALRAIRVPVRALQSLRGGRRG; encoded by the coding sequence ATGGGATCTCCCGTCACGACCGGCAAAAACCTCTGTATCGGCTGCGGTCTCTGCGCCGCCCTCTGCCCGGAGAGGGCCCTCTCCATGGCGTGGAACCGCTACGGCGAGTACAGCCCCGCGGAGGCGGACCCCTGTACCACAGGGTGCGGCCTCTGCGCAAAGGTCTGTCCGTTCGCGGGGTCCGGGGAGAACGAGGATACGCTCGGGGAGCGGCTGTACGGGGCGATCCCGGGGATCCGGCACCGTCCCGAGACCGGCTACTACCTCGCCTCGTACGTCGGCTACTCGGAGGAGCACCGGCAAAGGAGCGCCTCGGGCGGTGTTGCGACCTGGATCCTCGAGAGACTGCTTTCAGAGGGGATCGTCGACCGCGTCATCTGCGTCGCCCCCACCGGAGATCCGGAGAGGATCTTTGCTTTCCGGATCTTTGAGAGCCCCGAAGAGGTCCGCACCGGGGCCGGATCGGCCTACTACCCGGTGGAGCTCTCGGGGGTCATCCGGGAGGTCCTCGCGGTCCCGGGGCGGTATGCCGTCACCGGTCTCCCGTGCTTTATCAAGGCGATAAGGCTAGCCCAGCAGCAGAACAAGAAACTCCGGGAGCGGGTCGCCGTCACGCTCGGCCTCGTCTGCGGGCAGTTAAAGAGCAGGCGGTTTACGGAGTACGCCGCCGCTCTCGCCGGGGTGCGGGGGGAGGTGGTGGGGGTCCGCTACCGGGGAAAGAGCCCGGACCAGCCGGCGAGCAACTTCTACTTCTCTTTTGCGACCAGAGACGGTGAAGAGCATAAGATCTTCTGGAGAGAGGGGATTGGCGAGGCCTGGGGGAACCGGTGGTTCACGCCCAAGGCCTGCAACTACTGCGACGACGTCTTTGCCGAGTGCGCGGATGCAACCTGCATGGATGCCTGGCTCCCGGAGTACGTAGAGGACAGCCGGGGGACGAGCCTTGTGCTGGTGCGATCACCGCTGGTCCGGGAGGCGCTCAAAGAGGGGATCGCTCTCGCACCCATCCCGGTCGAGCGCCTGATCCAGAGCCAGGCCGGGGTCGTCGCGGTCAAGCGGGAGCACCTGGCGTACCGGCTCCACCTCAACGGGGAGCGGGCGCCAGAAAAACGGGTTGTACCGGCACGCCCGAAAAACCCCATCCTCCGGCAGGAGATCGCCGCAAAAGACCGGATGCAGGAGTTCAGCCGCGAATTCGAGGGATGCTGGGCGGACTTCCGGGCCGCAATGGGCCCGGACCTTGCGCGGCTTGCGGCTTTGCGGGCGATCAGGGTTCCGGTCCGTGCTCTACAATCCCTCCGGGGTGGTCGGCGTGGATGA
- a CDS encoding lipopolysaccharide biosynthesis protein, with protein MRVSPEFAHPPDFKREFSRNLTSNFALFAVNLLVGLLVVPFYIDTLGLAAYGVIPLATSFTSYVMLILDSLNVAISRYLTINIQRSDLSGATRTFNTALVTVGAFALLFAPVAVGIATLTPDFFRITDIERTSVFFLFALVFLGALITALRSPFSAVMYAHNKIHYNNYISITYTLAAIGIIVALFAIETPSLSYVGLAYLIAALLSLILTIILSRAVYNRIPISASHFSKYEFFRITDLARWILIDQIGTLLLLQLSLIIVNRAFGTAAGGEYAMVMILFNLLWSITGLITSVLSPVYYTYYARRSFATIHDLSVVSVKCVGLAMALPIGLMSLFSPQILTIWVGEEFAHLSLLIWTLLLPLTAIVAVRPLIISYAAYNRVRVPALVTIAAGLLNLVLALVLPRIYGLGMYGVAIAFILALWLRNAVFVPWYAAKVQGVPAAAFYMPTIPGFLGYAALVAAGYPLISILSVPASIADIALVSAAISIVYLAVVARVVLTGPERDLIRSVLPSPISRRVPSWLL; from the coding sequence GTGCGTGTGTCTCCGGAGTTCGCCCACCCCCCGGATTTCAAGAGAGAGTTCTCGCGAAACCTCACATCGAACTTCGCGCTCTTTGCGGTGAACCTCCTCGTGGGGCTGCTCGTCGTACCGTTCTACATCGATACCCTGGGGTTAGCGGCATACGGGGTCATCCCCCTCGCAACATCCTTTACCAGCTACGTGATGCTGATCCTCGACTCCCTGAACGTGGCGATATCAAGGTATCTCACCATCAATATCCAGCGATCAGATCTCTCCGGCGCCACTCGGACGTTCAACACCGCGCTCGTCACGGTCGGGGCATTCGCCCTCCTCTTTGCCCCGGTCGCCGTCGGGATCGCGACCCTCACACCGGACTTCTTCCGGATCACGGATATCGAGCGGACCAGCGTATTCTTCCTCTTTGCGCTGGTCTTCCTCGGGGCCCTCATCACGGCGCTCCGAAGCCCCTTCTCCGCCGTGATGTATGCACACAACAAGATCCACTACAACAACTACATCTCCATCACCTACACGCTTGCGGCGATCGGGATCATCGTGGCGCTCTTTGCCATCGAGACCCCCTCCCTCTCCTATGTCGGGCTCGCCTATCTCATCGCCGCCCTCCTCTCGCTCATCCTCACCATCATCCTCTCGCGGGCCGTCTACAACCGGATCCCCATATCCGCCTCGCACTTCTCGAAATATGAGTTCTTTCGGATCACCGATCTCGCCCGGTGGATCCTCATTGACCAGATCGGAACCCTCCTTCTCCTCCAGCTCTCCCTCATCATCGTCAACCGCGCTTTCGGGACCGCGGCGGGCGGGGAGTACGCCATGGTGATGATCCTCTTCAACCTTCTCTGGTCGATCACGGGCCTGATCACCTCGGTCTTAAGCCCGGTCTACTACACCTACTACGCCCGGCGCTCGTTTGCCACAATCCACGACCTCTCGGTCGTCTCGGTCAAGTGCGTCGGTCTAGCGATGGCTCTTCCCATCGGGCTCATGTCGCTCTTCTCCCCCCAGATCCTCACCATCTGGGTGGGCGAAGAGTTCGCGCACCTCTCGCTCTTGATCTGGACGCTGCTTCTCCCATTGACAGCGATCGTCGCCGTCCGGCCGCTCATCATCAGTTATGCGGCCTACAACCGGGTCCGGGTCCCCGCACTCGTCACGATCGCCGCCGGGCTCCTCAACCTCGTCCTCGCCCTCGTTCTGCCGCGGATCTATGGCCTCGGCATGTACGGTGTGGCGATCGCCTTCATCCTCGCGCTCTGGCTGCGCAACGCCGTCTTCGTTCCCTGGTATGCGGCAAAGGTCCAGGGGGTCCCGGCGGCTGCGTTTTATATGCCGACTATCCCTGGGTTCCTCGGATACGCGGCGCTGGTCGCCGCTGGGTATCCCCTCATATCCATCCTCTCGGTCCCGGCCTCGATCGCCGATATCGCGCTCGTCTCCGCCGCGATATCGATCGTCTACCTCGCGGTAGTCGCCCGGGTCGTCCTCACCGGGCCGGAACGCGACCTCATTCGCTCGGTCCTCCCGTCCCCCATCTCACGGAGGGTCCCGTCCTGGCTCCTCTGA
- a CDS encoding glycosyltransferase family 2 protein, which yields MRLNYSRDIPTDRSMRSFEEGRVSVLTPCYNGEAYLDRYFTSLSRQTYDDLEIIVVNDGSTDDTEAVCLSWKDELEARGYAFRYIPLAANRGAAGAINAGLPYVTGEYLIWPDCDDALMPTSVAKRVEFLESHPDYAMVRSDYAAVREENPGVVVRYGSEGAVVHNEDIFEDLLFERTYCTSGCYMVRSAVLFERIPACGIYWQNRAGQNWQLLIPCAYRNKTGYIDEPLYIYYIRPESHSHRIEGEEYSGLRERTFLHQELQREVISAFYLLAEDEKAWYLARIDRRYSMKRLKFALRYNRFEDATAELRALRRLGADPGAVWRVLYRLCRFGASGAVLRGHSLLYSLADRLRQRSRGGILCPDDR from the coding sequence GTGAGGCTTAATTACTCCCGCGATATACCAACCGACCGCTCCATGCGATCGTTTGAGGAGGGAAGGGTCAGCGTCCTTACCCCCTGCTACAACGGCGAAGCGTACCTCGACCGGTACTTCACCTCGCTCTCCCGGCAGACCTACGACGACCTGGAGATCATCGTCGTCAACGACGGCAGCACCGACGATACCGAGGCGGTCTGCCTCTCCTGGAAGGATGAACTCGAGGCGCGGGGGTATGCGTTCCGCTACATCCCGCTCGCGGCCAACCGGGGTGCGGCGGGGGCGATCAATGCGGGGCTCCCGTATGTCACCGGGGAGTACCTCATCTGGCCGGACTGCGACGATGCCCTGATGCCGACCTCCGTAGCAAAGCGGGTCGAGTTCCTGGAGAGCCACCCTGATTACGCGATGGTCCGCTCCGATTACGCGGCGGTCCGCGAGGAGAACCCCGGTGTGGTCGTACGCTATGGGTCTGAGGGGGCTGTTGTTCATAACGAGGATATCTTTGAGGACCTCCTCTTTGAGCGGACCTACTGCACGTCGGGGTGCTACATGGTCCGCTCTGCGGTCCTCTTTGAGCGGATCCCCGCATGCGGGATCTACTGGCAGAACCGGGCCGGGCAGAACTGGCAGCTGCTGATTCCTTGCGCCTACAGGAACAAAACAGGGTACATCGATGAACCGCTCTACATCTACTACATCCGCCCCGAGAGCCACTCGCACCGGATCGAGGGGGAGGAGTACTCCGGCCTGAGAGAGAGGACGTTCCTCCACCAGGAGCTCCAGCGCGAGGTCATCTCCGCCTTCTACCTTCTTGCCGAGGACGAGAAGGCCTGGTACCTCGCCCGGATCGATCGCAGGTACAGTATGAAGAGGCTCAAGTTCGCGCTCCGGTATAACCGGTTTGAGGATGCGACCGCGGAACTTCGGGCACTCAGGCGCCTGGGCGCCGACCCCGGCGCCGTATGGAGGGTGCTCTACCGGCTATGCCGCTTCGGTGCATCTGGAGCGGTCCTTCGGGGCCACTCGCTCCTCTATAGCCTCGCGGACCGTCTCCGCCAGCGGTCCCGGGGAGGAATCCTTTGCCCTGACGACCGGTAG